A section of the Phaseolus vulgaris cultivar G19833 chromosome 8, P. vulgaris v2.0, whole genome shotgun sequence genome encodes:
- the LOC137825725 gene encoding pentatricopeptide repeat-containing protein At4g28010 has protein sequence MIPKRLLNPPLPPPSSTTVNPFNVSASASISHTPHSLSDAVSLFHRTIHDPNSPPSEPECNSLIDNLRKARHYDVVVSVYRKMVSARVSPWFTSLCALTESFVSTHYPSFAFGVLGLMIKRGFPVQVYSMNLVLKGFSRSGQCDKAMGLFSQMKKNSDYVVPDIVTYNTLISGLCKAKRLVEARALFEAMKVGENKPNLVTYSVLIDCLCKNGEVCEGLVLLEEMEREGLKADVFLYSSLISFFCGKGDVERGRELFDDMLRKKVSPNVVTYSCLMHGLSKIGRWREASDMLKDMTARGIRPDVVTYSVLADGLCKNGRAEDAIKVLDLMEQKGEEPSALTYNVVVNGLCKEDRVEDALRILEMMTKKGKKPDVVTYNTLMKGLCVAGKVDDAMDLWKLLVSDKFHIKPDVFTFNYLIQGLCKEGRLRDALRVHSTMVEMGFPGNIVTYNVLIEGYLSVGKLIKALELWKYAVDSGFSPNSMTYRVFINGLCKMQMLSIAKGLFIKMKASGIRPTVVDFNALMASLCREDSLEQARSLFQEMRNVNHDVDVVSFNIIIDRTLKAGDIKHAKELLSDMLNMDLIPDAVTLSVLINRFSKLGLLDEAMSLYEKMVSSGHVPDVAVFDSLLKGYGLKGETEKIISLLHQMADKDVVLDSKLTSTILACLCQMSRDLDVEKILPNFSQHSEHTSKGTSIKCQEFFMKLNDAHPELKLFVAQ, from the coding sequence CCACACTCCTCACTCCCTATCCGACGCCGTTTCCCTTTTTCACCGCACCATCCACGACCCCAATTCACCACCCTCCGAACCAGAATGCAACTCCCTTATCGACAACCTACGCAAGGCACGACACTACGACGTCGTCGTGTCGGTTTACCGCAAGATGGTTTCCGCGCGCGTTTCGCCCTGGTTCACTTCTCTCTGTGCATTAACCGAAAGCTTCGTCAGCACCCATTACCCAAGTTTCGCTTTTGGAGTCCTTGGCCTAATGATAAAACGCGGTTTTCCGGTTCAAGTCTATAGCATGAATCTCGTGTTGAAGGGGTTTTCCCGGAGTGGTCAATGCGACAAGGCAATGGGTTTGTTTTCTCAAATGAAGAAAAATAGCGACTATGTGGTTCCTGATATTGTCACTTACAATACCCTTATAAGTGGATTGTGTAAAGCTAAAAGATTGGTGGAAGCTAGGGCTTTGTTTGAGGCAATGAAGGTTGGGGAGAACAAACCCAATTTGGTGACATATAGTGTTTTAATTGATTGTCTTTGTAAGAATGGAGAAGTTTGTGAGGGGTTGGTTTTGTTGGAGGAGATGGAGAGGGAGGGTTTGAAAGCTGATGTCTTTCTGTATAGTTCTCTAATTAGTTTCTTTTGTGGCAAGGGTGATGTTGAGAGGGGGAGGGAACTGTTTGATGATATGTTGAGGAAGAAGGTCAGTCCCAATGTGGTTACATATAGTTGTTTGATGCATGGTCTTAGCAAGATTGGTCGGTGGCGAGAGGCGTCTGATATGCTGAAGGACATGACGGCGCGAGGAATTCGGCCGGATGTTGTTACCTACTCGGTTTTGGCAGATGGGCTTTGCAAGAATGGGAGAGCGGAGGATGCAATTAAGGTGTTGGATTTGATGGAGCAGAAGGGGGAGGAGCCAAGTGCTTTGACATACAATGTTGTTGTGAATGGACTTTGTAAGGAGGATCGGGTGGAGGATGCACTTAGGATTCTGGAAATGATGACGAAGAAGgggaagaagcctgatgtggttACTTATAATACGTTGATGAAAGGGCTGTGTGTAGCTGGCAAAGTTGATGATGCGATGGATCTTTGGAAGCTGTTGGTGAGCGACAAGTTCCATATAAAACCGGATGTCTtcacttttaattatttaattcagGGACTTTGCAAGGAAGGACGTCTTCGAGATGCTCTGAGGGTCCATTCTACTATGGTTGAAATGGGGTTCCCAGGTAACATAGTAACTTATAATGTTTTGATTGAGGGTTATCTCAGTGTCGGGAAACTTATTAAGGCGTTGGAACTCTGGAAATATGCAGTAGACTCTGGATTTTCTCCCAATTCAATGACTTACAGAGTTTTCATTAATGGTCTGTGCAAAATGCAGATGCTGAGTATTGCAAAAGgactttttattaaaatgaaagcTTCTGGAATTAGACCTACAGTGGTTGATTTCAATGCACTAATGGCATCTTTGTGCAGGGAAGATAGTCTAGAACAGGCTAGGAGTTTATTTCAAGAAATGAGAAATGTGAATCATGACGTCGATGTTGTCTcctttaatataataattgataGAACCCTCAAAGCAGGAGATATTAAACATGCCAAGGAATTGCTATCGGATATGCTTAACATGGATTTGATCCCTGATGCTGTAACCTTGTCTGTATTAATAAATAGGTTCTCAAAACTTGGGCTGTTGGATGAAGCCATGTCCCTCTATGAGAAAATGGTCTCCTCTGGTCATGTACCAGATGTTGCTGTATTTGATTCTTTACTAAAGGGCTATGGTTTAAAGGGAGAGACAGAAAAAATCATTTCCTTGCTTCATCAAATGGCTGATAAGGATGTTGTTCTGGACTCAAAATTAACATCTACCATCTTAGCATGCCTATGTCAGATGTCAAGAGATCTTGATGTAGAGAAGattcttccaaatttttcaCAACATAGTGAACATACATCAAAAGGAACATCCATTAAATGCCAGGAGTTCTTCATGAAGCTGAATGATGCTCATCCAGAACTAAAATTATTTGTTGCACAATAG
- the LOC137823945 gene encoding auxin transporter-like protein 2: METMLPQKQAEEAIVASLNETESEVGGVREEEKELQDHSMFSLKSILWHGGSVWDAWFSCASNQVAQVLLTLPCSFSQLGMVSGILLQIFYGIMGSWTAYIISVLYMEYRARKEKENVSFKNHVIQWFEVLDGLLGPYWKAVGLAFNCTFLLFGSVIQLIACASNIYYINDHLDKRTWTYIFGACCATSVFIPSFHNYRIWSFLGLGMTTYTAWYMAIAALIHGQAENVTHTGPKKLVLYFTGATNILYTFGGHAVTVEIMHAMWKPQKFKYIYLLATLYVFTLTIPSAAAVYWAFGDELLNHSNAFSLLPKNGFRDSAVILMLIHQFITFGFACTPLYFVWEKVIGMHDTKSICLRALARLPVVIPIWFFAIIFPFFGPINSAVGALLVSFTVYIIPASAHMLTYRKASARQNAAEKPPFFMPSWTAMYLFNAFIVVWVLVVGFGFGGWASMSNFIRQIDTFGLFAKCYQCKSPTPPAMAAAPPPHHHQH, encoded by the exons ATGGAAACAATGTTGCCTCAGAAGCAAGCAGAGGAAGCAATAGTGGCAAGCCTTAACGAGACAGAGAGTGAAGTGGGGGGAGTGAGGGAGGAAGAGAAAGAGTTGCAAGACCACTCCATGTTCAGTCTCAAGAGCATACTCTGGCATGGAGGCTCTGTTTGGGACGCATGGTTCAGCTGTGCTTCAAATCAA GTGGCTCAAGTGCTGTTGACACTTCCCTGTTCTTTCTCTCAACTTGGAATGGTATCAGGGATCTTGCTTCAGATTTTCTATGGAATCATGGGAAGTTGGACAGCGTATATAATAAGTGTCCTCTACATGGAGTACCGTGccagaaaggaaaaagaaaatgtcAGTTTCAAGAACCATGTCATTCAG TGGTTTGAAGTGCTTGATGGGTTGCTGGGTCCGTATTGGAAAGCGGTGGGGTTAGCCTTCAACTGTACTTTCCTTCTCTTTGGATCTGTGATTCAGCTTATAGCATGTGCAAG TAACATTTACTACATAAATGACCACTTGGATAAACGGACTTGGACTTACATCTTTGGAGCTTGCTGTGCCACCTCTGTGTTCATACCCTCCTTCCACAATTACCGTATTTGGTCTTTTCTTGGACTTGGAATGACCACTTACACTGCTTGGTACATGGCTATAGCAGCTCTCATTCATGGCCAG GCAGAAAATGTGACTCACACTGGTCCAAAAAAGCTAGTGCTGTACTTTACCGGAGCCACCAACATACTGTACACGTTTGGTGGACATGCAGTTACTGT AGAGATTATGCATGCCATGTGGAAGCCACAGAAGTTCAAGTACATATACTTGCTGGCCACTTTGTACGTTTTCACACTAACGATTCCTTCTGCTGCTGCTGTTTACTGGGCTTTTGGTGATGAACTTCTCAATCATTCCAATGCCTTCTCTCTCCTCCCCAAAAATGGATTTCGTGATTCTGCTGTAATCCTCATGCTCATTCACCAG TTCATCACTTTCGGTTTCGCTTGTACTCCACTGTACTTTGTCTGGGAGAAGGTAATTGGGATGCATGACACAAAAAGCATTTGTCTAAGGGCACTTGCAAGGTTGCCAGTGGTGATACCAATATGGTTTTTTGCCATAATCTTCCCTTTCTTTGGACCCATCAACTCTGCAGTTGGAGCTCTGCTGGTTAGTTTCACTGTCTACATCATCCCCGCCTCAGCACATATGCTCACTTACAGAAAAGCCTCTGCAAGACAG AATGCTGCCGAGAAGCCTCCTTTCTTTATGCCAAGCTGGACTGCAATGTATCTGTTCAATGCATTCATTGTGGTGTGGGTTTTGGTGGTTGGGTTTGGGTTTGGAGGATGGGCCAGCATGTCCAACTTCATCAGGCAAATTGACACTTTTGGACTCTTTGCCAAGTGCTACCAATGCAAGTCCCCAACTCCACCAGCCATGGCAGCAGCACCACCCCCTCACCACCATCAACACTGA
- the LOC137826373 gene encoding uncharacterized protein produces the protein MPYSPLHFYIYKLIIYSCYWTLLPQKQEKNFQNPFLVLAASLGEVMEDSTSAAHHNERKRSSDSNAFAKFLPFSPPLEHHPESQEAKFVGHLDHGHKRLKPNSQAPLLETTTTNLTPSSYLSKQSIDTKEILDFSSPSTSIKRSASSGPSPQSIGSKSSLIEYVENDDKLCRTVSDNCNWKEDQNQSELESVVSMAAEELSRRPRTGGIYKAIACQRESTVKRLKDLSNKEPTVDVGLEMADAAHLLKLMSFSSSEIVMAGQKGHKGAMLLIQAEILRKKGHELIAECQNLLQDAL, from the exons ATGCCTTATTCTCCACTTCATTTTTACAtctataaattaattatctACTCTTGTTATTGGACTCTGTTGCCtcaaaaacaagaaaagaattttcaaaatccatttCTTGTCTTGGCTGCAAGTTTGGGAGAAGTCATGGAGGATTCCACCAGTGCTGCCCATCACAACGAAAGAAAAAGAAGCAGTGACAGCAATGCTTTCGCcaaatttcttcctttttctccgCCATTGGAACACCACCCTGAATCACAAGAAGCTAAATTTGTTGGTCACCTTGACCATGGCCACAAGAGACTCAAACCAAATTCTCAAGCTCCTTTGTTGGAAACCACCACCACCAATTTGACCCCTTCTTCTTATctttccaaacaaagcattGATACAAAGGAAATATTGGACTTTTCCTCTCCATCAACTTCCATCAAGCGTTCAGCTAGTAGTGGACCATCACCCCAATCCATTGGTAGCAAGTCATCACTCATTGAGTACGTGGAGAATGATGACAAACTTTGCAGAACAGTCTCAGACA ATTGTAATTGGAAAGAAGATCAGAATCAGAGTGAGCTAGAATCAGTGGTGTCTATGGCAGCTGAGGAACTATCAAGGAGGCCTAGAACCGGGGGCATATACAAAGCAATTGCGTGTCAACGCGAGTCCACTGTGAAACGTTTGAAAGATTTGTCAAACAAAGAGCCTACAGTAGATGTTGGACTTGAGATGGCTGATGCAGCACATCTTTTGAAGCTCATGAGCTTCTCAAGCAGTGAGATCGTGATGGCGGGGCAAAAGGGTCACAAAGGAGCTATGTTGTTGATTCAAGCAGAGATCCTTCGCAAGAAGGGACATGAACTCATTGCTGAGTGCCAGAACTTGCTCCAAGATGCATTGTAA
- the LOC137826374 gene encoding uncharacterized protein, translated as MEDHGQNSRKRNNVFGAFVDKSLGRPSSVADDHDPKKLKHNSEAPLSPIDQQAPALALPNILVSAFEENTTDGIKFQLFVSKSYSASTSISTPPVYTLKVTSALNTNTEVEPAGNIGGGVAPVLTETRIVAEGQIMLRSRL; from the exons ATGGAAGATCATGGACAGAACTCAAGGAAAAGAAACAATGTTTTTGGTGCGTTCGTGGATAAATCACTTGGTCGCCCATCTTCTGTTGCAGATGACCATGATCCCAAGAAGCTTAAACACAATTCTGAAGCCCCTTTATCACCAATAGACCAACAAGCCCCTGCCTTAGCCCTTCCCAATATATTGGTTTCTGCGTTTGAGGAGAACACAACAGATGGTATCAAATTTCAACTCTTTGTGAGCAAATCTTATAGTGCATCCACTTCCATTTCCACTCCACCAG TATACACATTGAAAGTCACAAGTGCTTTAAACACCAATACGGAAGTTGAACCTGCAGGGAACATAGGTGGAGGAGTAGCACCAGTGTTGACAGAAACGAGAATAGTAGCTGAGGGTCAAATTATGCTACGCTCTAGGCTCTAA
- the LOC137826372 gene encoding UPF0481 protein At3g47200-like, with protein MDQTQKESGWMHSIKVTLGSLDHREVKSFISSIPIVSSKLRKSNEEAYSPKFVSIGPLHRGTSSHLLAMEEHKWRYMLALLHRTQNPVSTLDECGTVILGLDDAVRASYGGNIKYEPHELAKIILLDGSFLLELLLRCAPPNMVPQIPKEDNHNDSSLDPILGHKEVFISILTDFTLLENQMPFFVLKTLARVLFPEVFTSEADHLVADLTLSLFSYPLIRCPSVAHFLHLMHLSSIVDEGQKVKKAQQELKRCATRLRASGVSIRKVDRRSKLVHWFGFDIRFSKGVLEIPPLHVVETTEVYLRNFIAWEQSRIGINRQFTSYALFLRGLLCSLQDIELLVDSGVLVKDTKISNRDLLTLFATITKGVDQMDSSYSKLCEDLNAYSAVNPLRKFPILIWHCCNRCVECIRYSCKHSYKILIRDHIPNVWKLIGIVVAAVLLALTIMQTYYSSRG; from the coding sequence ATGGACCAAACTCAAAAGGAGTCTGGTTGGATGCATTCTATCAAGGTAACATTGGGGTCTCTAGACCACAGAGAGGTTAAGTCCTTCATCAGCAGCATTCCTATTGTTTCGAGCAAGCTTAGAAAATCCAACGAGGAGGCGTACTCACCAAAGTTTGTCAGCATTGGACCCTTACATAGGGGAACAAGTAGCCACCTTCTGGCCATGGAAGAGCACAAATGGCGTTACATGCTGGCTCTCCTTCACAGAACTCAAAACCCAGTTTCAACCTTGGATGAATGCGGCACAGTCATTCTTGGTTTGGACGATGCAGTTCGTGCAAGCTATGGAGGTAATATCAAATATGAACCCCATGAGCTAGCCAAAATAATTTTACTTGATGGCTCATTCTTGTTAGAACTTCTCCTTAGATGTGCACCACCAAACATGGTACCTCAAATTCCAAAAGAAGATAACCATAATGATTCTTCTTTAGATCCAATACTAGGACACAAAGAAGTGTTCATATCTATTCTCACTGATTTCACTCTTCTAGAGAACCAAATGCCCTTTTTTGTTCTCAAGACATTGGCAAGGGTACTTTTTCCCGAGGTCTTCACAAGTGAAGCTGATCATCTTGTTGCTGATCTCACACTGTCTCTCTTCAGCTACCCTTTGATCCGCTGTCCTAGTGTGGCACATTTTCTTCATCTCATGCACTTGTCCTCCATTGTCGATGAGGGGCAAAAGGTGAAAAAAGCTCAGCAAGAGCTAAAGCGTTGCGCCACAAGGCTTAGAGCTTCTGGTGTATCAATTAGGAAAGTAGATAGGCGCAGTAAACTGGTTCACTGGTTTGGCTTTGACATAAGATTTTCCAAAGGGGTGCTTGAAATCCCTCCACTTCACGTAGTCGAAACAACTGAGGTATATTTGAGGAATTTCATTGCATGGGAGCAAAGCAGAATTGGTATCAACAGGCAATTCACTTCTTATGCATTGTTTCTTAGAGGGTTGCTCTGTTCCTTGCAAGATATTGAGCTGCTTGTGGACAGTGGTGTTTTGGTCAAAGATACTAAGATCAGCAACAGAGACTTGCTCACTTTGTTTGCCACAATCACGAAGGGGGTGGACCAAATGGACTCTAGTTACAGTAAGCTTTGTGAGGACTTGAATGCTTACTCAGCAGTGAATCCATTGAGAAAGTTCCCTATACTGATATGGCATTGTTGCAACCGTTGTGTGGAATGCATCAGATACTCTTGCAAACACAGCTATAAAATCTTGATTAGGGATCATATCCCAAATGTGTGGAAACTGATAGGAATTGTGGTAGCTGCAGTGCTGCTTGCTCTTACCATTATGCAAACCTACTATTCATCCCGTGGCTAA